The DNA sequence CGGTTCAGCGCAAATTACTAATCCGTTCCAAGAAATTGAAGAGCGGCTCTGGAGTTCAGCCTACTATAGCAGCGTAACCAGTCCGCGCTACAACAGTCCGAAAGCGGTTTGGGCGGGCGGTAATTATACTTCAACTAGCAAGATTTACTGTCGCTATACTTTCATTAAATAATTAATCAAGTAAAAACGTATGTTTGATGATAAACCAAACAAGCCAAATCCAATGGCGCCTACCAATTTGCCGACTGCTCCCCAAAAATTAAGCCGGGAGCCGGAAGACATCTTAGATACTATTGATGAGGCTCCGGCCGCCGCGGCTCCAGTTTCCCGGCCTCAGCCGACTATTCCGGCGATGCCAGTGCCACCAGCAATGCCAAAGGCGGAAAGGGCAACTACCAAAGAGCCGTTTGCTTTTCATTATAAAAAGTTTGTTGTAGTTATTCTCGGCATATTATTGTTGGCGGGCTTGGCGTGGGGTGGCTGGTATGCGTATACGACGTTTTTAAGGCCTGATAAAACTGCAACCAATACCAATCAGCCGACGACCACTAATCAGAATAACGCTAATACCAATCAGCCGAATGGTAATGCCGGCGCTGCAAACGTCAATCAACCCGGCAATGTTAATGTCGGTGGCGAAGGAACACCGGTAGATCCAAAGCCAGTTGACTCCGACAGCGATGGTCTTGATGATGAAGAGGAAAAACTATATGGGACCAATCCGGACCGAGTTGATACGGATCTTGACGGTTTAACTGATCGTGATGAGGTAAAAGTTTTTAAAACTGACCCGAATAATCCAGATAGCGATGGGGACACCTTCTTGGACGGTAATGAAGTTCGCGCCGGCTACGACCCGAAAGGGGACGGCAAACTCTTGGAAATAAATAATTAATTAATATCTTGAGCGAAAAAATAATCAAGCTATGTTTAAGTTAGGGAAAAATAAAGTCAGTGAATCAAAAACAGATACGGCGTTAACGTCCGGCGGGTCTGAAAGTGTTCATGTGATGCCGAGAAAATTTTATGTTGCACCTAAAAAGGGCAATAACGGTCTAGTTATTATTATCGTTGTGGGAGTGCTGGTGGTTGGCGGCCTGGCGGCGGCGGCGATTTTTCTTAACTTAAGCCTTGGCAAAAATCAGGCCAGCAATCAAAATAGTAATACAAACACTTCAGCGTCGGTTACTACAAATACGGGCAATACTAACGTGAATATTAATAGCAACGTGAACGCTAATATTGGTATGCCTGCAACGACTACGATTGATGTGCCGACGACAACCGATCCGGCAGTTAATATTAATGTGAATACCAATACATCAATTGATGATCCGGATATCAAAGATGTAGAAGTAAAGCCCTTACCTTCAGCGCCTGATTCTGACAACGATGGTCTAACGCTTGAGGAAGAAAATTTATACGGCACCGACCCGTCGTTACTAGATTCTGACAATGATGGCTTTTCCGACGGCTCGGAGCTTTTGAACGGGTATGACCCGACGCATGTCGGCCAGACGCTTGAGGCCTCAGGAGTTTTTACCAAGCACACTGGCGCTGGGTATTCAATTAGTTACCCGACCGGCTGGCAAGTGAGGCCGCAAAGTGACAATAGCGAAACATTGTTTATTTCAAGTACGGGCGAATTTGTCGCTGTTATCATCATGGAAAATCCGGACAAGCTTCCTTTGGCAGAGTGGTATGCTAAGCAGTACCCGGATATTGATATTACCAATGCTGTTTCGGTCCGCTTAAATAGTTTTTCTGGATACCGCCATCCTGATAATCGGATTTATTTCCTGACCAAATCCGGCGACATTAGCAAGATTTTTATGGTTAATTATAATGTTGGCAATTTCCGGCTGACTAATTTTGCCACCACGTTCAATTTGATGGTTAAGAGCCTTAATTAACAGGAGTTGTTTTTATGGTACGGTTTGAAGTCAACCAACAAGCAGGAAAAAAGATTACAGCAAGCGTCTGGCGTAGTTACTTAAAGCCAATTGAGGCGGCTTTGAAGCTCAAAAAACCGTTAGAGATTTCAATTGGTATTGTCGGGGATGCAGCAATTAAGAAACTTAATAAGATATACCGTCATAAAGACAAGGTTACTGATGTGTTGAGTTTTGGCGAAACCAATCAGCTCGCCGGCGGTAATAAAAACTATCTGGGCGAAATCATTATTTGTTACCCTCAGGCAGTGCGTCAGGCGAAGAAAGCCGGGCATCCGCTTAATCGGGAATTACAGCTTTTATTCACGCACGGTTTTTTGCACTTGTTAGGGTATGACCATGAAAAAGACAGTGACGCTGAGGTGATGGAGGGCTTAGAAGAAAAAATTTTGGGGTTTAGGCGTTAAAGGTTGTTGGAAATAGGGTTTTATGGTAAAATATTTTTATAATTTTTCATTGTTAAAATTGTATTTAAAGGGAAAAATATGGCTGAACAAGAAATAATTGCCGGGCTCGATATTGGTTCAAGTGCAGTTCGCTTAGCAATTGGTCAAATCTCCGCCAAAGGGGAACAAATCCACATTATTGGCTCTGCCGAAGTGCCCGCTGAGGGCATTAGCAAAGGAGTCATTTCCAGCATTGAAGACGCTGTTTCTTCAATTTCAGCTTGTTTAGAAAAGGCGGAACGCATGATTGGCGTGCCGGTGCAAAGAGCCTGGGTGGGCATTTCTGGCAGTCATATTATTTCTCAGGAAAGTCAGGGTGTGGTTGCAGTTGCGCGTAGTGATGGTGAGATTTCCGAAGATGATATTGAGCGTTCAATTGAAGCGGCTCGAACCGTAGCAACGCCGCCAAACTATGAAATTTTGCATGTCATTCCCAAAAGTTTTACGGTTGACGGCCAGTCGGGGATTAAAGACCCGCTTGGTATGACCGGTGTTCGAATTGAGGTTGAAACGCAAATCATTCAGGGCTTAACGGCTCAAATAAAAAATTTAACAAAGGCGGTATATCGCACCGGTGTTAACATTGAGGACCTGGTGCTTTCTATTTTGGCAACATCTGAAGCGGTGTTAACTAATCGACAAAAAGAGCTGGGAGTAGCGGTTATTAATATCGGCGGTTCTACTACGTCGTTGGCGGTTTTTGAAGAAGGCGACATTTTACACACAACTATTCTGCCGGTTGGTTCCGACCATATTACCTCTGACATTGCCATTGGTTTAAGAATTTCCATTGATACGGCAGAAAAGATCAAATTGGAATATGGTTCGGCATTGTCGGAAGGAATTGGCAAGCGAGACGAAATTGATATCGGTGAATTGGAAGGTAAAGAGGCAAATTTTGTTTCCCGAAAATACATTGGTGAAATCACCGAAGCGCGCGTTGAAGAAATTTTTGATAAGGTTGACGCTGAGTTGAAGAAGATTGATAAAAGTGGTAAACTACCGGCAGGCGTCGTGATAACTGGCGGCGGTGCCAAGCTTCATGATTTGGTTGAAGCGGCAAAAAAACGTTTACGCTTGCCCGCGGTGATTGGTACGCCAACTAACATTACTAGCGCCATTGATAAAGTTAATGATCCGAGTTTTTCTACAGCAATCGGTTTAGTGATTTGGGGCAGTCAGCTTGCAAGCCAGCGCTCGCAAGGAGGTTTTGGTAAGTTGATGAATTATTTGCCGAATCTCAAGGGCGTTTCCAGTCAAGCTAAGAAATGGTTTAAAAAAATAATTCCTTAAGGTATGGCTGAAATCAAGCCGGAAATTGAAACATTTGCAAAAATTAAAGTTATCGGTGTTGGCGGTTCGGGTGGCGCAGCCATCAATCGCATGGTCGCCTCTAAAATTCGTGGAGTCGATTTTTTGGCGATTAATACCGATGTTCAGGCTTTGCATCATTCTCAAGCCAAAACTAAATTGCATATTGGTAAATTAACCACCCGCGGTCTGGGTGCTGGGATGGATCCTGATATTGGTGAGAAGGCGGCTGAAGAAAGCCAGAATGATATTCGTGAGTTGATAAAAGATGCTGATATGGTGTTTGTCACTTGTGGTTTGGGTGGTGGTACCGGAACCGGTGCCGCACCGGTTGTTGCCAGCATGGCTAAAGATGCCGGTGCATTGACCGTAGCCGTTGTTACCAGGCCGTTTTCGTTTGAAGGCGCTCAGCGTGCTCAAATTGCTCAGCAGGGATACGACAGTCTAAAAAATAAAGTTGACGCTATTGTCACGATTCCTAACGATCGACTGTTGCAAATTATTGATAAAAAAACCTCCTTACTCGACGCTTTTAAAATTTGTGACGAAGTGTTGCAGCAGGGCGTGCAGGGGATTGCAGAATTAATTACCATACCTGGTTTAATCAACGTTGACTTTGCGGACGTCAAAACCATCATGAAAGACACCGGTTCAGCATTAATGGGCATTGGTCAGGGTACCGGCGAGAATCGGGCCGTGGAAGCGGCTAAATCAGCTATTTCTAGCCCATTACTTGAGCTATCTATTGATGGTGCTAAAGGCATATTGTTTACCGTGGTAGGCGGACCAGACTTGGGTATGCATGAAGTCAATGAAGCCGCTAAAGTTATCACTCAGTCAGCCGATCCAAATGCTAAGGTCATTTTTGGCGCGGTTATTGATGACTCTATGAAAGATGAGGTTAAGGTTACCGTTGTGGCTACTGGTTTTTCCGACCGTGAGATTAGGGCGGCAAGTGAAAAATCGTTTGCTTCTAAGGAGAGTAATTACACGCCAAGCACTTTTGTTGAATCAAAGAATAAGGTTGAAGAAAAAACCGCTTCGGCTGTCAGGCGCATTTCAACCAAAATCCCGACAAAAAGAACAATTCCGTCCCAACCGGATATCATTGCTGAAGATGATGAGCTTGAAATCCCCGCATTTATTCGAAAAAAGATGAGGTAAAGTAGTCTTTACAAGTTATCCTCATAGACAACAAAAAAAAATAGGACTAAAATAAACAGTACCCCCAAAAAAATTTAAAACCAAAATAAAACAGGCTTCGGGAGGTTTAAAATTTTAACTACATAAGGCAAAAAATGTCTTATTTTTTATCGCTCAAAATATGATATTTGGTGTTGGAGAATCAAAACTAAAGCTTACCAAGAATGCTTTAAAGGTCTTGGAAAGCCGATATTTATTGAAAGATAATGACGGCAACGTAATTGAAAAGCCGATTGAAATGTTTAGGCGCGTTGCCGGTTTTATTGTAAAAGCGGAAGATAAGTATGGCTTGACCCAGGAAGAAAAAGATGACCTGGCTAAGGCTTTCCTGGAAGTGATGGTTGATTTTGAATTTTTGCCAAACAGTCCAACCTTTACCGGCGCTGGTACGCCTTTAGGGCAGTTGTCAGCCTGCTTTGTGCTGCCGGTGGGAGACTCTATGGAAGAAATTTTTGAAGCGATCAAAAATACCGCTTTAATCCACAAATCCGGTGGCGGAACTGGTTTTTCATTTTCTCGTATTCGGCCGGCCAAAGATCCGGTGAAGTCCACTAGCGGTTTGGCATCGGGTCCAATTTCTTTTATGACCGTTTTTGATGCTGCGACCGATACGGTGAAACAGGGTGGCACTCGTCGTGGAGCTAATATGGGCATTCTGCGGGTGGATCATCCGGATATTATGGAATTTATTGTCGCTAAGGAAGATAACAATCGACTAAACAATTTTAATATTTCAGTGGCAATCACCGACAAGTTTATGGATGCGCTTGATAAGGGTGAAGAATATGATTTGCTCAACCCCCGTGACGGCAGGGCAATCGGTAAGTTAAACGCCAAAGAAGTGTGGGACAAAATTATTGATCACGCCTGGAAAAACGGGGACCCTGGTGTTATTTTTATTGATAAAATCAACAAACATAATCCTACGCCTCATGTTGGTAAAATTGAAAGCACCAATCCGTGTGGAGAACAGCCGCTGTTACCCTATGAATCTTGTAATT is a window from the Candidatus Buchananbacteria bacterium genome containing:
- the ybeY gene encoding rRNA maturation RNase YbeY yields the protein MVRFEVNQQAGKKITASVWRSYLKPIEAALKLKKPLEISIGIVGDAAIKKLNKIYRHKDKVTDVLSFGETNQLAGGNKNYLGEIIICYPQAVRQAKKAGHPLNRELQLLFTHGFLHLLGYDHEKDSDAEVMEGLEEKILGFRR
- the ftsA gene encoding cell division protein FtsA; its protein translation is MAEQEIIAGLDIGSSAVRLAIGQISAKGEQIHIIGSAEVPAEGISKGVISSIEDAVSSISACLEKAERMIGVPVQRAWVGISGSHIISQESQGVVAVARSDGEISEDDIERSIEAARTVATPPNYEILHVIPKSFTVDGQSGIKDPLGMTGVRIEVETQIIQGLTAQIKNLTKAVYRTGVNIEDLVLSILATSEAVLTNRQKELGVAVINIGGSTTSLAVFEEGDILHTTILPVGSDHITSDIAIGLRISIDTAEKIKLEYGSALSEGIGKRDEIDIGELEGKEANFVSRKYIGEITEARVEEIFDKVDAELKKIDKSGKLPAGVVITGGGAKLHDLVEAAKKRLRLPAVIGTPTNITSAIDKVNDPSFSTAIGLVIWGSQLASQRSQGGFGKLMNYLPNLKGVSSQAKKWFKKIIP
- the ftsZ gene encoding cell division protein FtsZ, which translates into the protein MAEIKPEIETFAKIKVIGVGGSGGAAINRMVASKIRGVDFLAINTDVQALHHSQAKTKLHIGKLTTRGLGAGMDPDIGEKAAEESQNDIRELIKDADMVFVTCGLGGGTGTGAAPVVASMAKDAGALTVAVVTRPFSFEGAQRAQIAQQGYDSLKNKVDAIVTIPNDRLLQIIDKKTSLLDAFKICDEVLQQGVQGIAELITIPGLINVDFADVKTIMKDTGSALMGIGQGTGENRAVEAAKSAISSPLLELSIDGAKGILFTVVGGPDLGMHEVNEAAKVITQSADPNAKVIFGAVIDDSMKDEVKVTVVATGFSDREIRAASEKSFASKESNYTPSTFVESKNKVEEKTASAVRRISTKIPTKRTIPSQPDIIAEDDELEIPAFIRKKMR